The following coding sequences are from one Halomonas sp. HAL1 window:
- a CDS encoding dihydrofolate reductase, with protein sequence MSQQNNMVKPNVTFDSLVPVAMIVAMAKNRVIGVDGKLPWYLPEDLKFFKRITQAKPLVMGRKTYASIGKPLPNRLNVVVTRNAEFSHEGVRVCHDLPTALELADQHATIEAAEEIMVMGGGEIYRQALPFAQRLYITEVDIDVEGDATFPDFGPSEWQEVQRVAGQPAEGQPSYDFVVYERIAD encoded by the coding sequence ATGAGCCAGCAAAACAATATGGTTAAGCCAAACGTTACTTTCGACTCTCTAGTGCCCGTGGCAATGATTGTCGCCATGGCAAAAAACCGCGTCATCGGCGTAGACGGCAAGCTGCCCTGGTACCTGCCTGAAGATCTAAAGTTCTTTAAACGCATCACCCAGGCAAAACCGCTCGTGATGGGGCGAAAAACTTACGCTTCCATTGGCAAGCCGCTACCGAACCGGCTTAATGTAGTGGTAACCCGCAACGCGGAGTTTTCCCACGAAGGCGTGCGTGTGTGCCATGACCTGCCCACAGCGCTGGAACTGGCCGACCAACATGCCACGATAGAAGCGGCAGAAGAGATCATGGTGATGGGCGGCGGGGAAATCTACCGCCAGGCGCTACCCTTTGCCCAGCGGCTCTACATAACGGAAGTAGATATCGACGTAGAAGGCGACGCCACGTTTCCTGACTTCGGTCCCAGCGAATGGCAAGAAGTACAGCGCGTAGCGGGGCAGCCAGCAGAAGGGCAGCCAAGCTACGATTTTGTGGTCTACGAGCGCATCGCCGACTGA
- the ptsP gene encoding phosphoenolpyruvate--protein phosphotransferase: protein MLEVLRRVIQEVNGARNLDAALSTMVRRIRKAMQTDVCSFYLYDKELESLVLMETIGLRTQAVGRVVLPLGEGLVGLVAKRSEPLNLEDAQAHPQFRYFEATGEERYSSFLGVPIIHQRHMLGVLVVQQAEKRRYDDEDEAFLVTMAAQLAGVLAHALATGNLMRPALAGGQAMFKGVAASPGMAMGEAVVITPPADLNSVPDLVPSDLDYEVARLKEAIGKTRSEIRAAAERLASRISAQELALFDVYQQMLGEAALADEVEKRIREGQWAPGALADVVRRHVQYLERVDDNYLRERAADIRDLGRRVLAHLQEDTPSTPETYPDNAILVGDEISVAMLGEVPRDKLKGLVSVRGSSTSHVAIVARAMGIPTVLGMVDLPLPRLGGAPVVLDGHRGRLFVRPAPELKARYASLIAEEEALSELLEHEQDLPSATPDGHIMPLMVNTGLAVDATALLKSRIGGVGLYRTEVPFMITERFPGEKEQTRLYRDQLEGFAPLPVVMRTLDIGGDKDLPYFPIEEANPFLGWRGMRVTLDHPEVLMVQLRAMLKASIDLDNLYVLFPMITNVEEVDEALRLLDRAILELGEEGITVIRPQVGVMIEVPATIYQMDALAKRVDFFSVGSNDLTQYLLAVDRNNPRVSSLYDALHPALLGALLELANDATRLNKPISLCGELAGDPAGALLLMAMGFTSLSMNAPSLPKVRAAIRRVPFSDAQQLLKEVMELDTPAQVHAHLDQRLDEWQLSHLMPPRD, encoded by the coding sequence ATGCTTGAGGTATTGCGTCGGGTAATTCAGGAAGTGAACGGCGCGCGTAACCTCGATGCCGCGCTGTCCACAATGGTACGTCGAATTCGTAAGGCGATGCAGACCGATGTGTGCTCTTTCTACCTTTACGACAAAGAGCTTGAGTCGCTGGTATTAATGGAGACCATTGGTCTGCGCACCCAGGCCGTTGGGCGCGTCGTACTGCCATTAGGTGAAGGCCTAGTAGGCTTAGTAGCCAAGCGCAGTGAGCCGCTTAACCTCGAAGACGCCCAGGCCCACCCGCAATTCCGCTATTTTGAAGCCACCGGTGAAGAGCGCTACTCCAGCTTTTTGGGTGTGCCGATTATTCATCAGCGCCATATGCTGGGCGTGCTGGTGGTTCAGCAAGCCGAAAAACGTCGCTACGACGATGAAGACGAAGCCTTTCTGGTCACCATGGCCGCTCAGTTGGCGGGCGTATTGGCCCATGCGTTGGCGACCGGCAATCTAATGCGTCCGGCGCTTGCGGGCGGCCAGGCAATGTTTAAAGGCGTTGCCGCCTCGCCAGGCATGGCGATGGGCGAAGCGGTAGTGATTACCCCGCCTGCTGACTTAAACAGCGTGCCTGATTTGGTACCCAGCGACCTGGATTATGAGGTGGCACGCTTAAAGGAAGCGATTGGCAAAACCCGCAGCGAAATTCGTGCGGCGGCCGAACGTTTGGCCAGCCGTATCTCCGCCCAGGAGCTGGCGCTGTTTGATGTGTATCAGCAGATGCTGGGTGAAGCGGCGCTGGCCGATGAAGTCGAAAAGCGTATTCGCGAAGGACAGTGGGCCCCAGGCGCACTCGCCGATGTAGTGCGACGCCACGTACAGTATTTAGAACGGGTTGACGATAACTACCTGCGTGAGCGTGCGGCTGATATTCGTGATCTGGGGCGCCGAGTGCTGGCGCACCTGCAGGAAGACACACCATCCACGCCGGAAACCTATCCTGATAACGCCATTCTGGTCGGCGATGAAATTAGCGTGGCCATGCTGGGTGAAGTCCCCCGCGACAAGCTTAAAGGGCTCGTCTCGGTGCGTGGCTCCAGCACGTCCCACGTGGCGATTGTCGCCCGCGCCATGGGTATTCCTACGGTGCTCGGCATGGTGGATTTGCCGCTGCCGCGCCTAGGTGGTGCGCCGGTGGTGTTGGATGGCCACCGTGGCCGACTGTTTGTGCGCCCAGCGCCTGAACTTAAAGCGCGCTATGCCAGTCTGATCGCCGAAGAAGAGGCGCTCAGCGAACTGCTTGAGCACGAACAGGATTTGCCCAGCGCCACGCCCGATGGCCATATCATGCCGCTGATGGTGAACACCGGCTTGGCAGTCGATGCCACTGCGCTGCTGAAAAGCCGCATCGGAGGGGTGGGACTTTACCGTACCGAAGTGCCGTTTATGATCACCGAGCGTTTCCCCGGCGAAAAAGAGCAAACTCGGCTCTACCGCGATCAGTTAGAAGGCTTTGCGCCACTACCGGTCGTGATGCGTACGCTGGATATTGGTGGTGACAAAGATCTGCCTTATTTCCCCATCGAAGAGGCTAATCCATTCCTTGGCTGGCGCGGTATGCGGGTAACGCTGGACCACCCCGAAGTGTTAATGGTGCAACTGCGCGCCATGCTTAAAGCCTCTATCGATCTCGATAATCTCTATGTACTGTTCCCGATGATCACCAACGTAGAAGAGGTCGATGAGGCACTGCGTCTGTTGGATCGCGCCATTTTAGAGCTAGGGGAAGAGGGCATTACGGTCATTCGGCCTCAGGTCGGCGTGATGATTGAAGTGCCCGCCACCATCTATCAAATGGACGCACTGGCGAAGCGAGTCGACTTCTTCTCCGTGGGCAGCAACGATCTTACCCAGTACTTGCTGGCAGTAGACCGCAATAACCCACGGGTATCGAGTCTGTACGATGCCCTGCACCCAGCGCTACTCGGTGCGCTGCTGGAACTTGCCAACGACGCCACGCGGCTGAATAAACCCATTTCTTTATGCGGTGAGTTAGCCGGTGATCCGGCCGGGGCGCTGCTGCTGATGGCCATGGGCTTTACCAGCCTATCCATGAACGCGCCCAGCCTGCCCAAAGTACGCGCGGCAATCCGCCGAGTACCTTTTAGCGATGCCCAGCAGCTGCTCAAAGAAGTAATGGAGCTGGATACGCCTGCCCAGGTGCATGCCCATTTAGATCAGCGTTTGGATGAGTGGCAGTTGTCGCATTTGATGCCGCCCCGTGACTAA
- a CDS encoding NRDE family protein, which produces MCLISFAWQPGTPTPLWLIGNRDELHARPTAPLAEWKDHPAIVGGRDLEAGGSWLAAKHGGVIAALTNVRDLQLVTPPGAPSRGELVAGALQCDDIDAWLTALSEGEALRYAGFNLLVATPQRLWHLHRGRDRLALSEVAPGVHGLSNADLNSPWPKLLHVRSALEQQLLPSGLLPAWPTAVQRAMQNPQEAAVEELPDTGVGLELERQLSAAFIVGERYGTRATSWLTLDAQGNINITEQRFGPLGRFEGETSLALPSR; this is translated from the coding sequence ATGTGTTTGATTTCATTTGCTTGGCAACCTGGCACGCCGACGCCTTTGTGGCTGATAGGCAACCGAGATGAGCTCCATGCGCGTCCGACCGCGCCACTGGCTGAGTGGAAAGATCACCCAGCAATTGTCGGTGGCCGTGATTTAGAGGCCGGAGGCTCTTGGCTGGCTGCCAAACACGGCGGTGTTATTGCAGCTTTGACCAACGTGCGCGACCTGCAACTAGTCACACCGCCTGGTGCGCCAAGCCGGGGTGAACTGGTCGCAGGTGCCCTGCAGTGTGACGATATCGACGCGTGGCTAACCGCACTCAGCGAGGGGGAAGCATTGCGCTATGCGGGTTTTAATTTGTTAGTGGCGACCCCACAACGGCTTTGGCACTTGCACCGCGGCCGTGACCGCTTAGCTCTAAGTGAGGTGGCCCCCGGCGTACATGGGCTATCCAATGCCGATCTTAATTCCCCCTGGCCAAAACTTTTACATGTTCGCAGTGCGCTTGAGCAGCAGTTGTTACCCTCTGGTTTATTACCGGCATGGCCAACCGCCGTTCAGCGCGCCATGCAGAACCCGCAAGAAGCAGCTGTCGAGGAGTTGCCGGATACCGGTGTGGGGCTTGAATTAGAGCGCCAGCTATCGGCGGCGTTTATTGTTGGCGAGCGCTATGGCACCCGTGCCACTTCGTGGCTGACGTTAGATGCCCAAGGGAACATCAACATTACCGAGCAGCGCTTTGGGCCGCTGGGGCGCTTTGAAGGTGAAACTTCCTTAGCGCTACCCAGCCGTTGA
- a CDS encoding thymidylate synthase has protein sequence MTVPTPALEQPYLDLMQTVLEHGVDRHDRTGVGTRSVFGHQMRFDLSRGFPLITTKKLHLRSIIHELLWFLKGDTNIAYLKENGVRIWDEWADENGDLGPVYGYQWRSWPDPKGGSVDQIAKVLEQIRNSPQSRRLIVSAWNPAQVDEMQLPPCHCLFQFYVANGKLSCQLYQRSADIFLGVPFNIASYALLLTMVAQVTGLQPGEFIHTLGDAHLYSNHLEQAKEQLARTPKAAPKLVLNPVIDDLFAFRFEDIEIEAYEPHPHIKAEVAV, from the coding sequence GTGACTGTACCAACGCCCGCGCTTGAGCAACCTTATTTAGACTTGATGCAAACCGTTTTGGAGCATGGCGTTGATCGCCACGACCGCACAGGCGTGGGCACGCGTTCCGTGTTTGGTCATCAAATGCGTTTCGATCTATCGCGTGGTTTTCCGCTCATCACCACCAAAAAACTGCACCTGCGCTCTATCATTCACGAACTTCTATGGTTCCTGAAAGGCGACACTAATATCGCCTACCTAAAAGAGAACGGCGTGCGGATATGGGACGAATGGGCAGATGAAAACGGCGACCTAGGCCCTGTATACGGCTACCAGTGGCGTAGCTGGCCTGACCCTAAAGGTGGCAGCGTTGACCAAATTGCCAAGGTGTTGGAGCAAATTCGTAACTCGCCACAGTCGCGCCGCCTGATTGTTTCCGCCTGGAACCCCGCCCAGGTAGACGAAATGCAGCTACCGCCGTGCCACTGTCTGTTCCAGTTTTACGTGGCCAACGGCAAGCTATCGTGCCAGCTCTATCAGCGCAGCGCCGATATCTTCCTCGGTGTACCGTTTAACATCGCCAGCTACGCCTTGCTGCTGACCATGGTCGCGCAAGTAACCGGCCTGCAACCGGGTGAATTTATCCACACCTTAGGCGATGCGCACTTGTACAGTAATCACCTGGAACAGGCCAAAGAACAGCTCGCGCGCACCCCAAAGGCCGCGCCAAAACTAGTACTTAACCCAGTAATAGACGACCTATTTGCGTTCCGGTTTGAAGACATTGAAATTGAGGCTTACGAGCCGCACCCCCACATAAAAGCCGAGGTAGCGGTATGA
- a CDS encoding porin, which produces MKKTLLATAIVGALGASAAAQAATVYDQDGTKLDIYGRIAMGIAGGGPEFNSSGAEIDDGAEFVDVYSRLGLRMSHEVSRDLTAFGRLEWRFSGDERNTDQGFNEIRQSYLGLQSDQFGTFQAGNFDAFYNQFVSLPFDVYIDRGLEFSGHPTQSRGDSIGYYTPDLSGFTAFLQAKHYSERGEVEGVGTTEEGAVVAPQGGVRYAQGPITVGLGFVEDVERGGGNGEMLYGLIGSYDFTDQFSARLGYETRDNNDGYTPNATGDNGFDKVGLGGTFTTGAWAFTADYYNVDRDTQDDSNAWAAGTYYNVSSNFDVFLEVADGDAPTVDRDVTLGDLTDDVYWLTGARYHF; this is translated from the coding sequence ATGAAAAAAACACTTTTAGCGACTGCTATCGTTGGCGCCCTGGGTGCCTCAGCTGCAGCACAAGCTGCAACTGTCTATGACCAAGACGGCACCAAGCTGGACATCTATGGCCGTATCGCCATGGGTATCGCTGGCGGCGGCCCTGAGTTCAATAGTTCTGGTGCAGAAATCGATGACGGCGCTGAGTTCGTAGACGTTTACTCACGTCTTGGTCTGCGCATGAGCCATGAAGTTTCACGTGACCTGACTGCTTTCGGTCGTCTTGAGTGGCGCTTCAGCGGTGATGAGCGCAACACTGACCAAGGTTTCAACGAAATCCGTCAGAGCTACCTCGGTCTGCAAAGCGACCAGTTCGGTACTTTCCAAGCGGGTAACTTCGATGCGTTCTACAACCAGTTCGTTTCACTACCGTTCGATGTTTACATCGACCGTGGTTTGGAATTCTCTGGCCACCCGACTCAGTCACGTGGTGACTCTATCGGTTACTACACGCCTGATCTGAGCGGTTTCACTGCATTCTTGCAAGCTAAGCACTACAGTGAGCGTGGCGAAGTTGAAGGCGTTGGCACTACTGAAGAAGGTGCTGTTGTTGCACCGCAAGGTGGTGTTCGTTACGCACAAGGCCCGATCACTGTAGGTCTGGGTTTTGTTGAAGACGTTGAGCGTGGCGGCGGTAACGGCGAAATGCTGTACGGCTTGATCGGTTCTTACGACTTCACTGACCAGTTCTCTGCACGTCTGGGCTATGAAACTCGTGACAACAACGATGGCTACACGCCGAACGCTACTGGTGACAATGGCTTCGACAAAGTTGGTCTGGGTGGTACTTTCACCACTGGCGCTTGGGCATTCACTGCTGACTACTACAACGTAGATCGTGATACTCAGGACGACAGCAACGCATGGGCGGCCGGCACTTACTACAACGTTTCCAGCAACTTCGACGTGTTCCTGGAAGTGGCAGATGGCGACGCGCCGACTGTTGATCGTGACGTTACCCTTGGTGACCTGACCGACGACGTATACTGGCTGACTGGCGCACGTTACCACTTCTAA
- a CDS encoding alpha-hydroxy acid oxidase: protein MKGWLQQRWTRNKLASIHNLHDVERLARRKLPRPIFGYIDHVAEDGRTQRANLTAFDDYRFLPKAFVNVSQVDLQAELYGKRYAVPFGIAPMGISALSAYQGDLVLARAAAKRNLPMIMSGSSLVPMEEVAKVEGADWFQAYLPGTPEGIEALLARIKRAGFKKLVVTLDYPVPPNPDNFRRSGFSSPLEPTLRLAIDGLMRPGWLCNTFLRTLWKQGMPHFENNHAERGAPVISRQAARDFSGRRHFDWGYLDLVRRLWPDTLIVKGVLNPEDAVRARQAGVDGIILSNHGARQLDCTISPLEVLPEVKRRVSDIPIMIDSGFRRGTDVIKALALGADFVFVGRPFNYAAACAGQAGVEHVADLLQREIERNMALLGLTSLFQLNHACLYQPIEN from the coding sequence GTGAAAGGTTGGCTCCAACAACGGTGGACTCGAAACAAACTTGCCAGCATCCATAATTTGCACGATGTAGAGCGTTTAGCACGTCGTAAGTTGCCAAGGCCTATTTTTGGTTACATCGACCATGTCGCAGAGGATGGGCGAACCCAGCGCGCTAATCTCACCGCTTTTGATGATTACCGCTTTTTGCCCAAGGCATTTGTCAACGTCTCGCAGGTTGATCTGCAAGCAGAGCTGTATGGCAAGCGGTATGCCGTGCCTTTCGGTATCGCCCCCATGGGCATCAGCGCGCTATCAGCTTATCAAGGCGACCTAGTGCTAGCGCGGGCAGCAGCGAAACGTAATCTGCCGATGATCATGAGCGGGTCGTCTCTTGTGCCTATGGAAGAAGTGGCAAAGGTTGAGGGCGCCGACTGGTTCCAGGCGTACCTGCCCGGCACACCGGAAGGTATCGAAGCCCTGCTCGCGCGGATCAAACGAGCCGGTTTTAAAAAGCTGGTGGTCACGCTGGATTACCCAGTGCCGCCCAATCCGGATAATTTCCGGCGTTCAGGTTTTTCATCCCCTTTGGAGCCAACGCTTCGCTTGGCAATCGATGGGTTGATGCGGCCAGGCTGGTTGTGTAATACCTTTCTTCGTACGCTCTGGAAACAGGGAATGCCGCATTTCGAAAACAACCATGCGGAACGGGGAGCACCCGTGATCTCTCGCCAAGCAGCGCGGGACTTCTCAGGACGTCGCCATTTTGACTGGGGCTATCTCGATCTGGTGCGGCGGTTATGGCCCGATACGCTGATCGTCAAAGGGGTGCTAAACCCCGAGGATGCGGTACGTGCCCGTCAGGCAGGAGTGGACGGCATCATCCTCTCCAATCACGGCGCTCGACAGCTGGACTGCACGATCTCTCCACTTGAGGTGCTACCCGAGGTCAAGCGCCGTGTCAGTGATATCCCCATCATGATCGACAGTGGCTTCCGGCGTGGCACCGATGTCATCAAGGCCTTGGCGCTGGGGGCCGACTTCGTCTTCGTCGGACGTCCATTTAATTACGCGGCCGCCTGCGCAGGCCAAGCCGGTGTGGAGCATGTCGCCGATCTCTTACAGCGCGAGATTGAGCGCAATATGGCGCTGCTGGGCCTGACCAGTCTTTTCCAATTGAATCACGCCTGTCTATATCAGCCCATAGAGAATTAA
- the rppH gene encoding RNA pyrophosphohydrolase yields the protein MIDADGFRPNVGIIIANSQGQLLWARRVGQNAWQFPQGGINASETPQQALFRELYEEIGLTAGDVDIVACTRGWLRYRLPRRMIRTHSRPVCIGQKQKWFLLKIRCQESQICMTATPTPEFDGWRWVSYWYPLGQVVPFKREVYRRALRELSPRAQRLAQDDD from the coding sequence GTGATCGACGCTGACGGCTTTCGCCCCAATGTTGGCATTATCATTGCCAATAGCCAGGGGCAGCTGCTTTGGGCGCGTCGGGTAGGACAAAATGCGTGGCAATTTCCCCAGGGGGGCATCAATGCAAGCGAGACGCCACAACAAGCACTTTTTCGTGAGCTTTACGAAGAGATCGGCTTAACCGCCGGCGATGTTGATATTGTTGCCTGCACCCGGGGCTGGCTACGCTACCGTCTGCCACGACGCATGATTCGCACACATTCGCGTCCGGTCTGTATAGGCCAGAAGCAGAAGTGGTTTTTACTTAAAATCCGTTGCCAGGAGAGCCAAATCTGTATGACGGCAACCCCAACGCCCGAATTTGATGGGTGGCGTTGGGTAAGCTACTGGTACCCGCTAGGGCAGGTAGTGCCTTTTAAAAGAGAGGTGTATCGGCGCGCGTTGCGAGAATTGTCTCCCCGCGCTCAGCGCCTGGCACAGGATGACGATTAG
- a CDS encoding HAD family phosphatase produces MSLAIFDLDNTLLSIDSDHAWGEFLLEQGAVDPIAYREANERFMADYNAGTLDMAAFLEMALKPLADNTPEQLAAWHQQFMASKIEPSILPKAEELLARHRTKGDTLLIITATNRFITAPIAERLGVDHLIAVNPEVEQGRYTGRVSGTLSYREGKVTRLEQWLQEQDLSLEGAWFYSDSHNDLPLLEIVEHPVAVDPDDTLRNVAEERQWRIMSLRD; encoded by the coding sequence GTGAGTCTGGCCATATTCGATTTGGATAATACGCTGCTATCCATCGACAGCGATCATGCCTGGGGCGAGTTTTTACTCGAACAAGGGGCTGTCGACCCGATCGCTTACCGGGAAGCCAATGAGCGTTTTATGGCCGATTACAATGCGGGCACGCTGGATATGGCCGCCTTTTTAGAAATGGCGCTTAAGCCGCTAGCCGATAACACTCCTGAGCAGCTCGCTGCTTGGCATCAGCAATTTATGGCCAGCAAAATCGAGCCCAGCATTCTACCCAAAGCGGAAGAGCTGCTGGCCCGTCACCGCACTAAAGGCGACACACTGCTGATTATTACGGCCACGAACCGCTTTATTACCGCGCCGATTGCTGAGCGCTTGGGTGTCGATCACTTGATCGCGGTGAATCCGGAAGTGGAACAGGGCCGTTACACGGGGCGGGTTTCCGGCACGCTGAGCTACCGCGAAGGCAAAGTCACCCGCCTAGAGCAGTGGCTTCAAGAGCAAGACTTAAGCCTGGAAGGCGCCTGGTTCTACAGCGACTCGCACAATGATTTACCACTATTAGAAATAGTAGAGCACCCTGTCGCCGTTGACCCTGACGACACCCTGCGCAACGTCGCCGAAGAGCGCCAGTGGCGAATTATGAGCTTGAGGGATTAG
- the lgt gene encoding prolipoprotein diacylglyceryl transferase, giving the protein MINYPTIDPVAISLGPLQVHWYGLMYVVGFVAAWWLGCRRASRIGLNNDDIGDLLFYCAIGVVAGGRLGYALFYGLGQWTADPLWIFRVWDGGMSFHGGLLGVLLAAWIFARRKQLAFLTLTDFIAPLVPIGLGAGRIGNFINHELPGRVTSLPWGMPFPGMEPEPRHPSALYEALLEGVVLFAILWWVSAKPTSRGFLSGLFLVCYGVFRFMVEFVRMPDAHIGYLAFGWFTMGMLLSLPMIALGLFVIVWSRSQPVDVKIQKV; this is encoded by the coding sequence ATGATTAATTACCCGACGATTGACCCAGTGGCGATCTCCTTAGGGCCGCTGCAAGTTCATTGGTATGGCTTGATGTACGTAGTGGGTTTTGTCGCAGCCTGGTGGCTTGGTTGTCGGCGGGCATCGCGCATCGGCCTTAATAATGACGATATCGGCGATTTACTTTTCTACTGTGCGATCGGGGTGGTGGCAGGTGGACGCTTAGGTTACGCCTTGTTTTACGGGCTAGGGCAGTGGACAGCTGACCCGCTATGGATTTTTCGCGTATGGGATGGTGGCATGAGCTTTCACGGTGGCCTGCTCGGTGTGTTGCTCGCGGCCTGGATATTTGCTCGGCGCAAACAGCTAGCCTTCTTAACCCTGACGGACTTTATTGCTCCTTTGGTTCCCATCGGTTTGGGGGCAGGGCGCATCGGCAACTTTATCAACCACGAGCTGCCGGGGCGCGTGACCTCGCTACCCTGGGGCATGCCATTTCCCGGTATGGAGCCTGAACCGCGCCACCCATCCGCACTCTATGAAGCTTTACTGGAAGGTGTCGTGCTGTTCGCCATTCTATGGTGGGTCTCCGCTAAGCCGACATCTCGCGGCTTCTTATCCGGGCTGTTTTTAGTCTGCTACGGCGTTTTCCGCTTTATGGTCGAGTTTGTCCGCATGCCCGACGCCCATATTGGCTATCTTGCGTTTGGCTGGTTCACCATGGGTATGCTGCTCAGCCTCCCCATGATTGCCCTGGGCCTATTCGTTATTGTCTGGTCACGCTCCCAGCCAGTGGATGTGAAAATCCAAAAAGTGTAG
- a CDS encoding ProQ/FINO family protein, protein MPSQETTATAEKYGESKEAPEKEAPAEIGQSTQTVESAQTPSPHALLNQWYERYPKAFFKGHTKPLKVGIHQDLAEREEWPNKLIRRALANYVNLPRYIKAVRIGAERVDLDGLPAGKVDKEAAQHASEKRGEKRDNGAPKQPRSKASPIAKKPRQEAPKQPVVGHELEKHEPRKTLSMEDKLLGLQQKFKGR, encoded by the coding sequence GTGCCAAGCCAAGAAACTACGGCCACAGCTGAGAAATACGGCGAAAGCAAAGAAGCTCCTGAAAAAGAAGCTCCAGCCGAAATAGGTCAATCAACGCAAACGGTTGAATCAGCGCAAACACCGTCGCCGCATGCACTGCTTAATCAATGGTATGAGCGTTACCCAAAAGCGTTTTTCAAAGGCCATACCAAGCCACTCAAAGTTGGCATTCACCAGGACCTGGCAGAGCGCGAAGAGTGGCCGAACAAGCTGATTCGCCGAGCGCTTGCCAACTATGTAAACCTTCCGCGATATATAAAAGCAGTGCGCATAGGCGCTGAACGGGTGGATTTAGATGGTCTACCTGCCGGTAAGGTTGATAAAGAAGCCGCACAGCATGCATCAGAAAAACGCGGTGAAAAACGCGATAATGGAGCTCCAAAGCAACCTCGCTCAAAAGCATCTCCTATAGCTAAAAAGCCCCGCCAAGAGGCGCCAAAACAGCCTGTGGTGGGGCATGAGTTAGAAAAACATGAACCTCGCAAGACGCTTAGCATGGAAGACAAATTATTGGGCTTGCAGCAAAAATTCAAAGGACGCTGA
- a CDS encoding response regulator has product MQRYQREYYWNAIVWPLLWPLLLLQAALIALCLVVGAMVWWMSPSHASWSTLLWLMIALLIGSSLNVGAFLMLVKARGRRNDIRFSQEITELERQSLSICATAACSQPEHTCAPPDASDEPHLPLQRLVGVNEMLAGLKRRINYSQVANAATKSTQHEHKQTLLDDLQHQQRQLKHLMAGRDRAREESRLKSGYLILLQRETDSLFKHLNAMAETEITDSCRQNIMDVRERLLDIRALLANLVQHTAEEGMVKGRDNLRVLVVDDGPVNLMLARQMLETQGLQVEGVSSGEQALERQQSAFFDLVFMDIFMPTLDGLETTRRWREYERAHSSSQSVLVALTANVDNAGRDACLTAGMDDLLAKPYQPETLLSMITHWFPGTLKPTLHA; this is encoded by the coding sequence ATGCAACGCTATCAAAGGGAGTACTATTGGAATGCCATCGTGTGGCCACTGCTGTGGCCGCTGCTACTTTTGCAAGCGGCACTGATTGCGCTCTGCCTAGTAGTCGGTGCAATGGTCTGGTGGATGTCACCAAGCCACGCCTCCTGGAGCACCTTGCTATGGTTAATGATCGCCTTGCTCATCGGTAGCAGTTTGAATGTCGGCGCCTTCCTAATGCTGGTCAAAGCGCGTGGCCGGCGTAACGACATTCGTTTCAGCCAAGAGATCACCGAGCTTGAACGGCAAAGCCTGTCAATATGCGCCACAGCTGCATGTTCGCAGCCCGAGCATACATGTGCCCCGCCGGATGCGTCCGACGAACCTCATCTTCCTCTACAGCGTCTGGTCGGCGTTAACGAAATGCTAGCCGGGCTCAAACGCCGCATTAACTACTCGCAGGTGGCTAATGCTGCTACTAAAAGCACACAGCATGAGCATAAACAAACGCTACTGGACGACCTTCAACACCAGCAGCGGCAGCTCAAACACTTAATGGCGGGGCGTGACAGAGCGCGGGAAGAGTCGCGTTTAAAATCAGGTTATCTGATACTGCTCCAGCGTGAAACTGACAGCCTGTTTAAGCACTTAAACGCGATGGCCGAAACTGAGATCACCGATAGTTGTCGGCAAAATATTATGGATGTGCGCGAGCGGCTGTTAGATATTCGCGCGCTACTAGCTAACCTTGTTCAGCATACTGCTGAGGAAGGTATGGTGAAGGGCAGGGACAATTTACGTGTGCTGGTGGTTGATGATGGGCCGGTGAATTTGATGCTGGCGCGGCAAATGCTGGAAACCCAGGGTCTTCAAGTAGAAGGTGTAAGTAGCGGTGAGCAGGCGCTTGAACGCCAGCAGAGCGCTTTCTTTGATCTGGTGTTTATGGACATTTTTATGCCTACCTTGGATGGGCTTGAGACTACCCGGCGCTGGCGTGAATATGAGCGAGCCCATAGCAGTAGCCAAAGCGTGCTGGTTGCGCTGACGGCCAACGTCGACAACGCCGGGCGTGATGCCTGCTTAACAGCCGGTATGGATGACCTGCTAGCCAAGCCGTACCAACCTGAAACCCTTCTCAGTATGATTACCCATTGGTTTCCTGGCACGCTGAAACCAACACTCCATGCATGA